Part of the Nitrospirota bacterium genome is shown below.
ATATGCATGTCCTTGGGTTCGACTTTGCCGCCGAGCTTCAAGCCCGCCTGCGCTTTCCATTCGGCCTGGACCTGGTTCCACCCGAAACGAAGGCCGCCTGAAGGGCCCATATAGGTAATATCGGCCGCGTGAGACCACACGTCCTCCATGGGCGCGGAACTCCCAGTAAAGAGGACGTTCAAAGCAGAATAGAACTGTTGCGTGGCCTTGGAAACTGCTTCCGTATCCGGCTTCGCGGCCTGTGCGGAAACAGTGAAGAGTCCGAGAACCGCACCGATCGTGATGGCAATACCGACAACCAGCGTCTTCATCTTCTGCTCTCCTCTTTATTGACGTCCAAGAATAAATGTCGCGCGGCAATTTCATCTCAGTGGCGGCGACTCTACAGGGGATCACAACATGACACAAGGTATCTCAGCGGCTGACTGACCCGATGCAACATACGTCTGCGGCCGCCCTACTACCGAAACAGGCCAAGCTAAGCCGATTGACGAGTCACTTTAACTGCCCCAGCGCTCTCACCCCCCACCCACTGACACGCCGCAGAGTACGCCTCTTCAATCCAGACGAGTTCGCGGAATCGCCGGAGCAACGCAAAGGCAATGTTGGCGGGTTATGGCTTGGCGTTTTCTCGGAAGAAGTCTGCAATGGCGTCTTTTCCAACTTGGCCCTGGGCGGCCTGTAAAACGAGCGTTTCAAAAGCCAATTCGTCCGCCTCAAGCGTGAGGCCGTTTAGCTTCAAGAATACGAACGCCGCCATTGTTCCCGCTCGCTTATTGCCATCAATGAAGGGGTGATTTTGAACGATATGATAAAAATACGCGGCGGCCATTTCGAACAAATCGGCATGAAGATATTGATCGCCAAACCCGGCTTCCGGCATTCCGAGTGCAGAATGCAACAGCTCAACATCGCGGACACCAAGACTCCCACCATACCGCCGAATTTGGTCGGCATGAATCTCAATGACATCCTCGATTGAG
Proteins encoded:
- a CDS encoding nuclear transport factor 2 family protein, with translation MKTLVVGIAITIGAVLGLFTVSAQAAKPDTEAVSKATQQFYSALNVLFTGSSAPMEDVWSHAADITYMGPSGGLRFGWNQVQAEWKAQAGLKLGGKVEPKDMHMTVGRDLAIVSNYEVGENVGPDGQPQKVEIRATNLFRKEQGKWKMIGHHTDLLPFLQK
- a CDS encoding type II toxin-antitoxin system death-on-curing family toxin; this translates as MPGPIFLSIEDVIEIHADQIRRYGGSLGVRDVELLHSALGMPEAGFGDQYLHADLFEMAAAYFYHIVQNHPFIDGNKRAGTMAAFVFLKLNGLTLEADELAFETLVLQAAQGQVGKDAIADFFRENAKP